Below is a genomic region from Fusarium oxysporum Fo47 chromosome XI, complete sequence.
CTCATCCGAAAAGTTATTCGACTTGATGAGAAGCGACAAGACATCGAAGTGGTCATCTCCCTTCTCAATGATGgctgccttcttctcctggatCATGGGGTAACAAAGCTCATTTAACGTTCCGGTCAGATAGTTGAAGACATCGTTCATCTTCCAAGGAATGAGACGAACAATGGGCAGACCAATGGCCAGCGCCAGCCCAGAAAAGATGAGCTTCTCTCGACTCGGCTCGAGCAAGCCTTCGTAGATGTCCGCGAGAggatccttcttcttctcaacggCATCGAATCTGCGGCCCAGGCCAGCAATACCAATGATGTCGAGCGTGACCTTGCTCGCCCAACTGTTGAGCTCAACAACTGATGACCTTGACGTGGTCATATCCTGTTGTATTGCCCGAGCCAGCGACTGGCTCTTGTCCCACATCATGGGGTACAACTCCTTGATGTGTCGGAAGTGGAATACTGGTGTCGAGTTCTTGCGTAGAAACTTGTGAGGCTCGCCCTCAACAATGATAAGACCATCGCCGAGAATATGTCGTAGGAAGGAGCTGATTCTCTTCGGTTTGGTGAAGTCGTAACAGTTATGAACGAGAAGGTCAGCTAGAAGCTGAGGGTTCGTCACAAGGATGTGAGTTCTGAATGAGTTTAGAGTAAGTAGGTCTTCACCGGGATATCGATTCGCAATATCTACGAATAGATCACCGGATGGTCTGTCCTTGACAGCGATAGATCGATGAGCGGCGCTCAGATATTCCTGTTGAAGCATTCATATGAGTTTGAGTTCGAGAACAGACTGAACAGAATGATGAGCATACTCTTGGGCCAGGAATGTGTCTGAGGGGGCTGAAGAAGACTGGGTATAGAAACCCCCAGAAAACGATTCCAAACGCATAATTGACGAGCAAGATAGTGAATACAGCAGCCAGGTGGCTCTTTGAATCGTAATAGTCTGGAAAT
It encodes:
- a CDS encoding cytochrome P450, yielding MAVVSKLLGFPSLTLAAVIESFVAIKVFPDYYDSKSHLAAVFTILLVNYAFGIVFWGFLYPVFFSPLRHIPGPREYLSAAHRSIAVKDRPSGDLFVDIANRYPGEDLLTLNSFRTHILVTNPQLLADLLVHNCYDFTKPKRISSFLRHILGDGLIIVEGEPHKFLRKNSTPVFHFRHIKELYPMMWDKSQSLARAIQQDMTTSRSSVVELNSWASKVTLDIIGIAGLGRRFDAVEKKKDPLADIYEGLLEPSREKLIFSGLALAIGLPIVRLIPWKMNDVFNYLTGTLNELCYPMIQEKKAAIIEKGDDHFDVLSLLIKSNNFSDESLKDQLLTFLAAGHETTSSAITWACYLLTKHPEYQAKLREEVRNGLPEDLAANPTVDLAGILEQLPYLNGIMHETLRLYPTVPLTMRQAIRDTRIGDQFIPEGTDIMVSIWYINRSEAIWGPDATEFKPERWITDDGKPNQNGGASSNYNFLTFLHGPRSCIGQGFAKAELRCLLATMVRSFEWTLAMDDKLVMPRGVITIKPENGMYLDLKAL